A genomic segment from Triticum dicoccoides isolate Atlit2015 ecotype Zavitan chromosome 1A, WEW_v2.0, whole genome shotgun sequence encodes:
- the LOC119363803 gene encoding ultraviolet-B receptor UVR8-like → MWRARRWPRPRWFSSDTAAVGADSGNPARRRVAALWGNGDHGRLGLGALESRWSPTACPFFLTRPADPPTSLACGGAHTLFLTEGGRVFATGLNDFGQLGIGSSMPHTLDPVEVSGFQEEIVQISAGNHHSCAVTAYGELFVWGKNSSGQLGLGKSAGKVVSTPRKVDYLADVRVKMTALGSEHSIVVTEDGEALSWGAAGAGRLGHGHKSSFLGFAMTSNEYTPRLIKNLDGIKIKRIAAGMLHSACIDEKGTVFMFGQKTEKVLGRSNDAPRPSVVEEIQFSEEVACGGYHTCAVTDRGDLYSWGSNENGCLGLGGTGMVRFPEVVRSSLFKLPVSKVSCGWKHTAVISGEDIYTWGWGGANGTFFEEGHSSGGQLGHGNDVDYCEPMMVELGKNARAVHVSCGFNHTGAILEYAEN, encoded by the exons ATGTGGCGggcgaggcggtggccgcggccccgATGGTTCTCGTCCGACACGGCGGCAGTGGGCGCCGATTCGGGCAATCCGGCGCGGCGTCGGGTGGCGGCGCTTTGGGGGAACGGGGACCACGGCCGGCTGGGGCTGGGGGCGCTGGAGTCGCGGTGGAGCCCCACGGCGTGCCCCTTCTTCCTCACGCGCCCCGCCGACCCGCCTACCTCGCTCGCCTGCGGCGGCGCCCACACCCTCTTCCTCACCG AGGGTGGGCGCGTGTTTGCTACGGGGCTGAACGACTTTGGGCAGCTCGGGATAGGCTCCTCGATGCCTCATACTCTG GACCCTGTTGAAGTCTCTGGATTTCAGGAGGAAATTGTACAAATTTCAGCTGGCAACCATCATTCTTGTGCAGTAACAG CGTATGGTGAGCTCTTCGTTTGGGGCAAAAATTCGAGTGGCCAGCTTGGCCTTGGCAAAA GTGCAGGAAAAGTAGTCTCTACCCCAAGAAAGGTTGACTACTTGGCTGATGTTAGAGTGAAAATGACTGCTTTGGGATCAGAGCACTCAATTGTTGTTACAG AGGATGGTGAAGCCTTGAGTTGGGGAGCTGCTGGTGCTGGTAGACTTGGACATGGCCATAAATCTAGCTTCCTGGGATTCGCTATGACCTCAAA TGAATATACTCCAAGGTTGATAAAAAACCTTGATGGTATCAAG ATTAAAAGGATAGCTGCGGGAATGCTGCACTCAGCTTGCATTGATG AAAAAGGTACTGTGTTCATGTTTGGGCAGAAGACTGAGAAG GTACTTGGAAGATCAAATGATGCACCTAGACCAAGTGTTGTTGAAGAGATACAATTTTCAGAAGAAGTTGCTTGTGGAGGTTATCATACTTGCGCTGTAACAG ATCGTGGAGATTTGTATTCTTGGGGTTCAAATGAAAATGGCTGCCTTGGTCTTGG AGGTACAGGCATGGTTCGCTTCCCAGAAGTTGTAAGAAGTTCATTATTTAAGCTTCCTGTATCTAAG GTATCCTGTGGTTGGAAGCACACAGCTGTAATTTCAG GTGAAGATATCTACACGTGGGGCTGGGGAGGTGCGAACGGTACCTTCTTCGAAGAGGGCCATTCTTCTGGCGGGCAATTA GGGCATGGAAACGACGTCGACTATTGCGAGCCGATGATGGTAGAACTTGGCAAGAATGCAAGAGCTGTTCATGTATCATGTGGCTTCAATCATACAGGCGCGATACTCGAGTATGCGGAAAACTGA